Proteins encoded within one genomic window of Deltaproteobacteria bacterium:
- a CDS encoding NADH-quinone oxidoreductase subunit N, producing MTADLARIAPELVLMLGIAAVLAVDLLWKTASSRRGVLAATALAAVAGALIALVARGGDTGTAFSGMLALDGFAAFFRGFFLVVALYGVWLGASSDEIPESRLGEYLLLLLCLTLGLAFLASARNLLMIYLAIELVSIPSYILAGFRRGDRRSSEAALKYVIYGAGASGLMLYGFSLIYGLTGSLDLAAIGGILPVSSTEFGTSLTVAAAAIFSLAGFGYKVAAVPFHMWCPDVYEGAPTPFVAFLSVGPKAAGLAALIRFLTVAFPTPEMFGIAARHFPWALVVGVLAIATMTLGNVVAIAQDNVKRLLAYSSIAHAGYLLMGVAVASPESIRAVMLYLAIYLAMNLGAFGAVLAVRHVTGYETIG from the coding sequence ATGACCGCCGATCTCGCCCGGATTGCCCCCGAACTCGTCCTGATGCTCGGCATTGCCGCCGTGCTCGCGGTCGATCTTCTCTGGAAGACCGCTTCGTCGCGCCGTGGCGTGCTGGCCGCGACCGCCCTGGCCGCCGTCGCCGGTGCGCTGATTGCCCTCGTTGCGAGGGGCGGCGACACGGGCACGGCGTTTTCGGGCATGCTCGCCCTCGACGGCTTCGCTGCGTTTTTCCGCGGTTTCTTCCTCGTCGTCGCGCTTTACGGTGTCTGGCTCGGCGCGTCGTCCGACGAGATTCCCGAGTCGCGGCTGGGCGAATACCTGCTGCTGCTCCTGTGCCTCACGTTGGGTCTCGCGTTTCTCGCTTCGGCGCGCAACCTGCTCATGATCTATCTGGCCATCGAACTCGTCTCGATCCCGTCCTACATCCTCGCGGGGTTTCGGCGCGGCGACCGGCGATCGAGCGAGGCGGCGCTCAAATACGTCATCTACGGCGCGGGCGCGTCGGGCCTGATGCTCTACGGTTTCTCGCTCATCTATGGCCTGACCGGTTCGCTCGACCTCGCGGCGATCGGCGGCATCCTGCCGGTGTCCTCGACCGAATTCGGCACGAGCTTGACCGTCGCGGCGGCGGCGATCTTCTCGCTCGCGGGTTTCGGATACAAGGTCGCCGCCGTGCCGTTCCACATGTGGTGCCCCGATGTTTACGAAGGAGCGCCGACGCCGTTTGTCGCGTTTCTCTCGGTCGGCCCCAAGGCCGCCGGTCTCGCCGCGCTCATTCGATTTCTCACCGTCGCGTTTCCCACGCCCGAGATGTTCGGAATCGCGGCCCGGCATTTCCCGTGGGCGCTCGTCGTCGGTGTGCTCGCCATCGCGACGATGACGCTCGGAAACGTCGTCGCCATCGCGCAGGACAACGTCAAGCGTCTGCTCGCGTATTCCAGCATCGCCCACGCGGGATACCTGCTCATGGGCGTGGCGGTCGCGTCGCCCGAGTCGATCCGCGCGGTGATGCTCTATCTCGCGATCTATCTCGCGATGAACCTCGGCGCGTTCGGCGCGGTGCTCGCGGTCCGGCATGTGACGGGATACGAGACCATCGGCG
- a CDS encoding NADH-quinone oxidoreductase subunit M, whose translation MDYTTTSTLLSWIIFVPVIGIGAIIAVWALGGSLRISRECVDDAARMIALAASLVETLLAVVLWRAFDGANTALQFVHRVVWIRDFNIEYFVGVDGLSISMVLLTVFVFLAAMIASLPWWGRLDDAHHPHFSKKRVPGFMILFLLLETGVLGTFCAQDFFLFYVFWEIMLLPMYFLIGIWGAPTRTEGDGRVRGGPYAAIKFFLYTLAGSVLMLLALIAIYYNSGPSRLVDGTTTAHTFNIVELIRMGRDGTFASAAPILGVAFPTIVFAALFIGFSIKVPMFPFHTWLPDAHVDAPTPISVILAGILLKTGMYGILRFNMQMLPGVMVSAAAIIAVFGVINIIYGAFVCLAQKDLKKLIAYSSVSHMGFCLLGMASLTPQGISGSVFQMVSHGVISPMLFLLAGVVYDRAHTREIEGFGGLAAKLPEYTALTGLAFMASLGLPGLAGFIGEVLVFLGGFGAADPIFRWFIVCAVPAVVITAGYYLWTMQRMFLGAFNEKWAHLWDVNWRERLTLYPLAAVTVLLGFWPAPVFNLVNATLHQLVAVVKTSM comes from the coding sequence ATGGACTACACAACGACAAGCACACTGCTTTCGTGGATCATTTTCGTGCCCGTGATCGGTATCGGTGCGATCATCGCCGTGTGGGCGCTCGGCGGGTCGCTGCGCATTTCACGCGAGTGCGTGGATGACGCGGCGCGGATGATCGCGCTCGCGGCAAGTCTCGTCGAGACGCTGCTCGCCGTCGTGCTCTGGCGCGCCTTCGACGGGGCGAACACGGCTCTCCAGTTCGTTCACCGCGTGGTGTGGATCCGCGATTTCAACATCGAATACTTTGTCGGTGTGGACGGCCTGTCGATCTCGATGGTCCTGCTCACCGTCTTCGTGTTTCTCGCGGCGATGATCGCGTCGCTGCCGTGGTGGGGTCGCCTCGACGACGCGCATCACCCGCACTTCTCGAAAAAGCGCGTGCCGGGTTTCATGATCCTGTTTCTTCTACTCGAAACCGGCGTGCTCGGCACCTTCTGTGCGCAGGACTTTTTCCTGTTCTACGTCTTCTGGGAAATCATGCTCCTGCCCATGTACTTCCTGATCGGCATCTGGGGCGCGCCCACGCGCACCGAAGGCGATGGGCGTGTGCGCGGCGGCCCCTACGCGGCGATCAAGTTCTTCCTGTACACGCTCGCCGGGTCTGTGTTGATGCTGCTCGCGCTCATCGCGATCTACTACAACTCGGGACCGTCGCGCCTGGTGGACGGAACGACGACCGCGCACACCTTCAACATCGTCGAACTCATCCGCATGGGCCGCGACGGCACCTTCGCGTCGGCCGCGCCGATTCTCGGCGTTGCGTTCCCGACCATCGTCTTCGCGGCGCTTTTCATCGGGTTCTCCATCAAGGTCCCGATGTTCCCGTTCCACACGTGGCTTCCCGACGCGCACGTCGATGCGCCCACGCCGATCTCCGTCATCCTCGCGGGCATCCTGCTCAAGACGGGCATGTACGGCATCCTGCGTTTCAACATGCAGATGCTTCCCGGCGTGATGGTGAGCGCGGCGGCGATCATCGCGGTGTTCGGCGTCATCAACATCATCTACGGCGCGTTCGTGTGCCTCGCGCAAAAGGACCTCAAGAAGCTCATCGCGTACTCGTCCGTCAGCCACATGGGCTTCTGTCTGCTCGGCATGGCCTCGCTGACGCCGCAGGGCATCTCGGGCAGCGTGTTCCAGATGGTCTCGCACGGCGTGATCTCGCCGATGCTCTTCCTCCTCGCCGGCGTCGTTTACGATCGCGCGCACACCCGCGAGATCGAGGGCTTCGGCGGCCTCGCCGCAAAATTGCCCGAGTACACCGCGCTCACGGGCCTCGCGTTCATGGCGTCGCTCGGCCTGCCGGGGCTGGCCGGATTCATCGGCGAGGTGCTGGTATTCCTCGGCGGATTCGGCGCGGCGGACCCGATCTTCCGCTGGTTCATCGTGTGCGCGGTTCCCGCGGTCGTCATCACGGCGGGTTACTATCTGTGGACGATGCAGCGCATGTTCCTCGGTGCGTTCAACGAGAAATGGGCGCACCTGTGGGACGTAAACTGGCGCGAGCGGCTGACGCTCTATCCGCTGGCCGCGGTCACGGTGCTGCTGGGATTCTGGCCCGCGCCGGTATTCAACCTCGTCAACGCCACGCTTCATCAACTCGTCGCCGTCGTGAAGACGTCGATGTAA